The proteins below come from a single Carnobacterium divergens DSM 20623 genomic window:
- a CDS encoding PucR family transcriptional regulator — protein sequence MTTLGEILTIPRFSTIHTLNKKADLSKVVDTIEISETPDVALFLPKNSFLLTTAMVFENDPAGLCSMIQSLHDLPAAGIGIKLGRFIDEIDPKVLEFADKLQFPILQIPSTVTLGTISHQLLSYIWDQQTEKLNYALDIQKKFANMMIKDATLASLIRHLGSILKRPVLLVDSFLEIVAESRHLKQQPHILEAHFNKMIPKLKEAQKLGKEYSFILESDAEQQLLVSVFPVQTGSYFPYLLVIFKADQIPYPFSQFAIEQANIVLSYTLYKNQKLLESNLILREDFFQQLLELSNNEKMLNWLEYGKDYGLKSSTSYQIVLATIQLTLENQVPPKNQSYLAYQWLEKQLEEVLPNALLFPIKNSNYYGILLQDSTAKMTKQLEAIHHKLKHLLPLHLSFFIGNTVSELSALHFSYNEALEILQQQENKLHECTILNHYQLKGINKLVEYVPKKEIEHFCAVYLKTLAFPKEETLIELRKTLKVYLECQCEITETSKRLFIHRNTVKYRIAKCEDLFQMPINDPDFSLKVRLALVLSEPKND from the coding sequence ATGACTACACTAGGGGAAATTTTGACAATTCCACGTTTTTCAACCATTCATACATTAAATAAAAAGGCGGATTTATCAAAAGTAGTTGATACCATTGAAATATCAGAAACACCTGATGTAGCGCTTTTTTTACCTAAAAATTCATTTTTACTTACAACTGCGATGGTCTTTGAAAATGATCCAGCTGGTTTGTGTAGCATGATTCAAAGCTTGCATGATTTACCTGCAGCTGGTATTGGAATCAAACTAGGTCGCTTTATTGATGAAATTGACCCAAAGGTACTTGAATTTGCAGATAAGCTTCAGTTTCCTATCCTCCAAATTCCGAGTACCGTTACTTTAGGAACGATTTCTCATCAACTGTTGTCTTATATTTGGGATCAACAAACAGAAAAACTCAACTATGCATTGGATATTCAAAAGAAATTTGCGAATATGATGATTAAGGACGCAACGCTAGCTTCTTTAATTCGTCACTTAGGCTCAATTTTAAAACGTCCTGTTTTATTAGTGGACTCTTTTCTTGAAATTGTTGCTGAATCCAGACACTTAAAACAACAACCTCACATTTTAGAGGCTCATTTTAATAAAATGATTCCTAAACTTAAAGAGGCGCAAAAATTAGGGAAAGAATACTCATTTATCTTAGAAAGTGATGCCGAACAGCAGCTTTTAGTTTCTGTATTCCCAGTTCAAACAGGTTCATATTTCCCTTATTTATTAGTTATTTTCAAAGCAGATCAAATTCCTTATCCTTTTTCACAATTTGCAATTGAACAAGCAAATATTGTGTTATCTTATACCTTATATAAAAATCAAAAATTGTTAGAAAGTAATTTGATATTACGAGAAGATTTCTTTCAACAACTGCTTGAACTAAGCAATAATGAAAAAATGCTCAACTGGTTAGAGTATGGAAAAGATTATGGACTTAAGTCGTCTACTTCTTATCAAATAGTTTTAGCAACAATTCAGTTAACTCTTGAAAATCAAGTGCCCCCAAAAAATCAATCGTATTTAGCTTATCAATGGTTGGAAAAACAGCTAGAAGAAGTCCTTCCAAACGCGTTACTATTTCCAATAAAAAATTCAAATTATTATGGGATTCTATTGCAGGACTCTACAGCCAAAATGACCAAACAGTTAGAAGCAATTCACCATAAATTAAAACATTTATTGCCTCTTCATTTAAGCTTTTTTATTGGAAATACAGTTTCTGAATTATCAGCTTTGCATTTTTCATATAACGAAGCTTTAGAAATCCTGCAACAACAAGAAAACAAGTTACATGAATGTACTATTTTAAATCATTACCAATTAAAAGGAATCAACAAATTGGTAGAATACGTGCCAAAAAAAGAAATTGAACATTTTTGCGCTGTTTACTTAAAAACGCTAGCTTTTCCTAAAGAAGAAACGTTAATTGAACTACGGAAAACATTAAAAGTCTATCTGGAGTGTCAGTGTGAAATTACTGAAACTTCCAAACGGTTATTTATCCATCGTAATACCGTAAAATATCGCATAGCAAAGTGTGAAGACTTATTTCAAATGCCAATCAACGATCCGGACTTTTCATTAAAAGTAAGACTTGCATTGGTTCTCTCGGAGCCTAAAAATGACTAA
- a CDS encoding pyridoxal-phosphate-dependent aminotransferase family protein, translated as MIKELSVPKRTIMTPGPVEAEPRVLRALATPILGQYDPAFFEIMGEVSTLLKTPFETKNKQAFVVDGTSRSGLEAAMFGLIEKGDRVLIPAYGRFGYLFVELAERAGAEIKLIEKEWGETFEPTEVIDTIKEFNPKIVAMVHGETSTGQIQELKEIGHFCRKNGCLFLVDAVATFAGAPVKVDEWCIDIAIGGTQKCLSVPSGMAPITYNERVEECLTDRYQMELGLSDQFRNDHFIQSNYLDLSQIQRYWGAERINHHTEMTSMIYGIHEGLRIVQQEGLEARYARHQLNEKAMMEGLIAMGLTLFGNPKSKMVTVTCVEIPEGVDGEAVRETLLTEFGVEIASSFGSLKGKIWRIGNMGYSSQKANVLQTLGALEAAILLHGGKIHVGKAVAKALEVYHR; from the coding sequence ATGATTAAAGAACTTTCAGTACCGAAAAGAACCATTATGACACCAGGTCCAGTTGAAGCAGAGCCAAGAGTTTTAAGAGCACTTGCAACACCTATTTTAGGGCAATATGATCCAGCTTTTTTTGAAATTATGGGAGAAGTTTCAACATTATTGAAAACCCCTTTTGAAACTAAGAATAAACAAGCTTTTGTTGTTGATGGAACGTCAAGATCTGGTTTAGAAGCAGCTATGTTTGGCTTAATAGAAAAAGGCGATCGTGTTCTGATTCCTGCCTATGGTCGTTTTGGCTATTTGTTTGTTGAATTAGCAGAACGTGCAGGGGCAGAAATTAAGTTAATTGAAAAAGAGTGGGGAGAAACTTTTGAACCAACAGAAGTTATTGACACTATCAAAGAATTTAATCCAAAAATAGTAGCTATGGTTCATGGTGAAACTTCTACAGGTCAAATCCAAGAATTAAAAGAAATCGGTCATTTTTGTCGTAAAAATGGATGTTTATTTTTAGTTGACGCAGTGGCAACTTTTGCCGGAGCACCAGTTAAGGTTGATGAATGGTGTATCGATATTGCCATTGGTGGCACTCAAAAATGTCTTAGTGTTCCCTCAGGGATGGCGCCGATTACTTATAATGAGCGAGTGGAAGAATGCTTAACTGATCGTTATCAAATGGAATTAGGATTATCTGATCAATTTAGAAATGACCATTTTATCCAAAGTAATTACCTTGATTTGAGTCAAATTCAACGCTATTGGGGAGCAGAGCGGATTAATCATCATACCGAAATGACTTCCATGATTTATGGTATTCACGAAGGCTTAAGAATTGTTCAACAAGAAGGGCTTGAAGCACGATACGCACGCCATCAATTAAATGAGAAAGCAATGATGGAAGGGCTAATTGCTATGGGCTTGACGTTATTTGGCAATCCTAAAAGTAAGATGGTGACAGTTACTTGTGTGGAGATTCCTGAAGGGGTTGACGGTGAGGCTGTTAGGGAAACATTATTAACTGAATTTGGCGTTGAAATTGCAAGTTCTTTTGGTTCATTAAAAGGGAAAATTTGGCGTATTGGCAATATGGGATACAGCAGCCAAAAAGCCAATGTCTTGCAAACTTTGGGCGCTCTTGAAGCGGCAATTTTATTACATGGTGGAAAAATTCATGTTGGTAAAGCCGTTGCAAAAGCTTTAGAAGTCTATCACCGTTAA